The nucleotide sequence TTCACTTCAGGCCTTTGACTCGGTTTGGGCTGACGCCGCTCAGAACGTCCTCGAAGGTGTAGAACCCCGCGGGAGCGGACAGTGTGAACAGAGCCGCCCGGAGAGCGCCAATGGCGAAAACGCTGCGGGCGATGGAGCGATGGCTGAAGGTGACGACCTCGCCTTCGTTGGCGAAGAGGACGGAATGATCCCCGGGAACGCCTCCCAGACGCAGGGAGTGGGTGGGGCAGTCCCGGCCCGTGGCGTCCCTGAGGAGAATCGCCGTTCCCGACGGGGCGTCCTTCTTTTTGTTGTGATGGGTCTCCGTGATTTCCAGATCCCAGTCCTGAAACAGGGGAGTGTACTCGCGCAGAATGATCTTCAGGATGTTTATGCCAGTGGCGAAATTGTAGCTCTGAACCACGGGGGCTGTTTTGCCGTATTCCCGCAGTTTCGTGAAGTCCGTCTCCTGCAGCGCCGTCGTGCCGATCACCAGAGCGGCTCCATGCCTCGCGCAGAGGGCCAGGGTCCGGTCCAGAGCTCCGGGGGAGGAAAAATCGACCATGACCTGCGGCGTTCCCTGGAGTTCTTCTCCTTTGCTGTTTACGGCCAAAACCAGCGAGTGTTCTCTGAAGACGTTCAGGATTTCTTTGCCCATCTTTCCGGTGGCGCCCGTCAATCCATAATTCACTTCGGGAACCCTCCTTTCATGCGGATATATTTATTACAGATATTTTTTTATTAAGCCGCCGTCCGTCGGGCCGCTTTTCGGCGTTCCTGCTCGTCGAGGATGATCTTCCGCAGACGGACGGACTGAGGCGTCACTTCCACGAGCTCATCGTTTTCGATCCACTCCATGGCTTTTTCCAGGGACATGCGGCGGGGAACGTCCAGTTTCGTGGTCAGCTCCTTTGTGGCCGAGCGATGGTTGGTCTGCTGTTTCTTTTTGGTCGGGTTGCAGGGCATATCCGAGGGGCGGCTGTTTTCTCCCACGATCATGCCGTTGTAGACGGGCTCCAGGGGAGAGATGAAGAGCGTCCCCCGCTCCTGAAGATTTTCCAGCTGATAGGCCGTGGCCTCTCCCGTGTCGAGGCTGACCAGCGCCCCGCGTCCCCGGCCGCTCAGTTCTCCCGCCCAGGGGCCGTAACCCATGAAGCAACTGGACATGATACCCAGTCCCCGGGTGTCGGTCAAAAATTCTCCGCGATACCCGATCAGTCCCCGGGTGGGGATTTCAAATTCGATGCGCAGCAGGCCCCGGTCCTGATTCTCCACGTTTTTGACCCGGGCCTTCCGTTTCGCCAGTTTTTCGAAGACGATGCCCTGCAGGGTGTCGGGCACGTCGATGATGAGCTGTTCGTAGGGTTCCATAAGCTGACCGTCGCGGTTTTCGGTGATGACCTCGGGTTTCGAGATGCAAAACTCCATCCCCTCCCGGCGCATCTCCTCGATCAGGATTCCCAGCTGCAGTTCTCCCCGTCCGGAGACCTTGACGCCGTCCGGACGCCCCAGATCCTCCATGCGCAGCGAAACGTTGACGTGCATTTCCCGCTCAAGACGGGCCTTGAGCTGACGCAGGGTGATGGCCTGCCCCTCCCGGCCCGCGAAAGGACCGGAGTTGACGAGAAAAAACATGGACACGGTGGGTTCTTCGATGGAGAGAGGAGGAAGGGGATGCCCCTCCAGCTCCGGGCTGGAAAAAGTGTCTCCGATGTCGATTTCCGTCGGTCCCGTCAGCCAGGCGATGTCGCCGGCGGTGATTTCGTCGACCTCGACCCGTTCCAGGCCGCGGGTCACCCAGAGCTGCGCGACTTTGGCGTTTTCCGTTCCGGTGATCTTCCACTGGTCGCCGCTGTGGAGCGGTGAGAGCCAGGTCGTCGAGGTGCGCAGAAAGGGTTCTCCTTTTGTGATTCGGCCCTGAAGAATTTTTCCGCAGCCGATTCTCCCCACGTACTCGTTCCAGGCCAGAGTGCTGACCTGCATCAGAAAGGGAGCGTCGGGATTGACCGCCGGCGCGGGCACGTAGTCGACGATGGCCTGAAAGAGGTCGTCCATGCTGTTCCGGTCGGGGTTGTTCAGGTCTCTGACGGCCCATCCGTTCAGCCCCGAACCGTAGAGCACCGGAAAATCCGCCTGTTCGTCCGTGGCCCCCAGCTCGAAGAAAAGGTCGAAGGTATGGTTGAGGGCGCTTTGAGGATCCGCCCCCTCCCGGTCCACCTTGTTGATGAACAGCAGGGGCTTCATCCCTATGGAAAGGGCGTGCTTCAGGACGTAGCGAGTCTGGGGCATGGGGCCCTCGTTGGCGTCCACGATCAGGATGACCGAGTCGACGGTGGAGAGAATGCGCTCCACCTCACCGGAGAAGTCGGCGTGTCCCGGAGTGTCGATGATGTTGATGAGGTATCCCTTCCACTCCACGGTACAGGGCTTGGAGCGGATGGTGATGCCCCGCTCCCGTTCCAGCGCGCCCGAGTCCATGACGCGCTCGACGGTTTTGGCGTGCCCTCCGAAGGTCTGGGCTGCCCGAAAGATGGAATCGATAAGAGTGGTTTTACCGTGGTCGATGTGAGCCACGATTGCCAGATTGCGAATTCTGTCTGCCTGCATTGTGCCTGTAGTGCCTCCATTACGGTTTCGAGTACGGTTTCAAAAAATGTAACGTCCTTTTTTGAGTTTTCCGAATGACGGGTTGCATTGTAACTGAAAGTCCCGATACCCGCCACATGAAATAATAACAGGAATATGAAATACCGAAAAAGATCCGGTATTTCATAATAAACCGTTTTTTTGTTTCAAAAAGTAAAAAAGCAGGAAGTACGAGGGAGGTCAGTTCTGGATTTTTGCGTCGATGGTTTCCTGCAGGGACGCCAGGGAGGGGATTCCATCGCAGAATTTTCTGTTGTCCAGAACCCATGTGGGGCGGGACGCACGGACGCGAAAACGGAAAATATCCCAAAGGGCCATGATATTTCTCGGATCGACGATGTTAATATCCAGACGCTCTCCGTAGCGGGTTCTCAACGCGCGGAGAATTTCGGCGACGGCAAGAATATTTTTTTGCTGCTGAGGAAAAGAAGCCTTCTCTTCCGGGCTGTAAAAGCCGCAGCCTCACCCGGATCGGTAAGCGCCGCGTTCCATAATGATCTTCAGGGCAACGGGCTCCGTCGGCACGGAACAACACCTCCTTTTTATCACTGTTGATGTTATTATAAAGCACCGGAAAGAAAACGAAAAGACGACCGTCGGGGAGGAACGAATAATTTTGACGCGGTTTACAAAAGTACACGGCAACGGCAATGATTTTATCGTGATCGACAACAGAGAGGGCCGTCACTCCGCGGAGGACCTGTCCCGTTTCGCCCGCCGGCTGTGCCGCAGGAAATTTTCGATCGGCGCGGACGGATTGCTTGTGGTGGAAAAGTCGAACGAATCAACGGATATGGATTTTGTGATGCGCCTTTTCAACGCCGACGGCAGCGAGGCGGAGATGTGCGGCAACGGCGCCCGGGCGCTGGCTCGTTACGCTTTCGAAAAAAAACTGGCCGGGGAGGACATGTGTTTCACGACCCTGGCGGGGCCGATTCGGGCGCGGGTCGAGCCGCCTTACGCCGAACTGGACATGGGGGACATTTCTCTTGCGGAGAGTTTTTCCCAGGGCACTTTGAGGTTTCGGGATCTGGAGTTTCCCTTTTTCTTTTTGACGGTGGGCGTCCCTCACTGCGTGCTTTTCCTGAAGGATTACGACGCGCTGGACACCGCGCTGAAGGCCGAGGCGGGACGGGCGATTTCCCACGATTCGGAGCGTTTCCCCGAGGGGAGCAACGTCTCCTTTGCGGAGAGGCTTCCCGGCGATGAAATTCGGATGGTGACCTACGAAAGAGGCGTGGAGGAGCTGACGGAGTCCTGCGGAACGGGCTGCGTGGCCGCCTCCGTTCTGGCCTTTGTTTCGGAGTCGGACTCCGTCCCCTGCGCCGGGGGGCTGTCCCGTCGTTTTCGAGTGCACAATCCGGGGGGAGTCAACGAGGTACGCCTGAGCTTCGCTCCCGACGGGCGCGCCTGTCACGCCTGGCTGAAGGGTCGAACCTCCCTGGTGGCGGAGGGGGAAATTCTGGAGGACGCCTGGCTGTGACGACGGGGAAGTTATCGAGGGGAAAAAAAGGCCTGCTGATCGTTGTGTGCCTTGCGGCGGCGGGGGCGGGCGTTTTTCTGCTTCTGCACCTGGGCGCTTTGATCGCCTTCATGAAAGACGTAACGGGATGGCTGGTCGAGACCGTAGGAAAACTGGGGTATGCCGGTATTGTGGCGCTGATGTTTCTGGAGTCCTCGTTCTTCCCGTTTCCCAGCGAGGTGGTTCTGCCTCCCGCCGGGTATCTCGTCTGGAGGGGGGAAATGTCCCTCTGGAGGGTTCTCGCTTCCGGCCTGGGGGGCAGCATTCTGGGCGCTCTTTTCAATTATTGGTTTGCGGTTCGATTTGGCAGGCCCTTTCTTTTAAAATACGGCAGATATTTTTTTGTGTCGCGGGAATCGCTGGAGAAGGCGGAGCTGTTTTTCCAGCGTCACGGGCACGTCAGCACTTTGGTGGGGCGTCTGCTTCCGGTGATCCGGCAGTATATTTCGCTTCCCGCCGGCGTGGCGCGGATGCGCGTCGACCGGTTCGTCCTGTACACCTCTCTGGGAGCGGGGCTGTGGGTTGTGGTTCTGACTCTGGCGGGATATCTGCTGGGGGAGCATCAGGAACTCCTGGCGCGGTATCTCCATGTCCTGACCTTCGGCTGTGTTGCGGTCGCTTTTCTGCTTTCCGGGGCCTACCTGCTCTGGTATCGCCGGAAGAACCCGAGAAAAAATTCCTGAGTCCCGGATGAGCTCCGGGATAAACCGGCCTGGCGTCAGTCGTTGGAAACAGGGACGGAAATCAGGACGCTGGCGCCGCTGATTCCGTCGGTTCGGGAGGAGATAAGAAGGTTCCCCTGGTGGGCGGTCACGATCCTGCGCACGAAAGCCAGCCCCAGCCCGGTGGAGCCCCAGCCGGACCGGTTCGACAGGGGGGCGTATCCCGGCCCGTTGTCGAGAATCTCGATTTCCACAAATTGAGCGTTGCGCCGGACGTGGAGGTCGATGTCCCGGGTGCCGGCGGTTCGGTTGGCCCGCCAGGCGTTGTCCAGAACGTTCAGAAGCGCCCTCATGAAGCGTATTTCGTTGAGTTTCAGGGGAACCTCCCTCACGTCGGGGGACAGGGTTACGTGGACGTATTCGCCCCAGGGGAAGGGGTGAATGTGTTTTTCCAGATTGTCGAAAAATTTTTCCGTCACGATGGCGCTGCGCTGATCTTCATGGAGGATTTCGTTGATCATGTGTTCCATGTAGCTGGTGGCCTTGAGCAGCACATCGGCCTTTTCCGATTCCGCCTCCCCGCCCTTTTCCTCCCTGAGCAGCAGCGCCATGGCCTTGATTGCGGCCAGAGGGTTTTTCAGGTCGTGAACCAGGCTTCTCACGTCCACCATGTTGACCCCCAGCAGCCCGTCTTCGCTGTCGGACTTCCGCCGGGGCGCGTACTGCCACAGCTGCCGCACCTGACTGAGGCGGATGGAGTAGCGGGCCAGAAGCCATGTGGAGGTGATGGCCCCGGCCAGAAAGCTCAGGAACAAAGACGTCCCCGCCATGCTGGCGATGGCCACCTCCGCGTTGGAGCGGTACATGCCCTCGAAAAGATTGGAAAGGGCCTGTGTGCTGGTGGGGAAGGCGGGAAGAAGCTCCAGGCTCTGAAGGGAGTAAACCCACAGGGATATGGCGGCCCCCCGGTCGATCCAGTTCTCCACCTGCAGCGTCAGAAGTTCGAAAAGCGCGAGAAGGGGAACGAGGATGTAAATTTCAAGAGGGAAGGTGTAGGTCAGCCAGCGATGAAGAAGGGGAAAGGTGATCCAGCTCAGCCAGATCCCCACGCTGGACAAAATGATGCTGACGAAAATCCGCGCCTGGGTGAAGTAATACCCCGCGCCGTTGCCGATCAGAACCCACCCCAGCAGAAGCAGCAGGATCTGGGAGCCGTGGATGAGAACGCTGAAAACGGAGCCGAAAAGCATGGGACCAAACTCCCGATGGGAGAGTCGTTCTATGACGATGGCCATGTAGCGGTTGCCCCAGTAGAGAACGACCACGCCGGTCATCAGGATGCAGATGCCCGCCATGATGCGCTTGAGGGCTCCCCGCTCCTGAACGGGATTCAGTTTAGTCAGAATTTGCGTTTTCAACTCCACATAGTCCACCTCGCTGTTATATACTGTTATATAATGAAGAGTCGTGTTCCATAGCTTCCCTGATTTTGAAATTATAAAAGATTTCTTCGAAAATGTAGAGAGCACGGATATAATTAAAAATTAGAGAAAATTATTTAAGAGAAGCGGGAGACAGAGGGGACGGAGAACGGAGAAATGGAGAACAAAGCGTACGATGCGCTTTCCTTATCGTACGGGGAATGGGAAAAACTGGTGACGGAGCACTGGAAGGAGCCGCGTTTCAGAGCCGATCAGATATGTCAGTGGATCTACGCGAAAAAGGTTTTCGACCCCGCCGGTATGACGAATCTTTCGAAAACGCTTCGGGAAAAACTGGCCTGTGAATCGCTGTTGAAAATTCCGGTTCAGATCAGAGAGCAGAAATCCCGGGACGGGACGCGCAAATATCTGTGGCAGATGGAGGACGGCAGTCGGGTGGAGTCTGTTCTGCTGGATCATGGCGGTCATACTACGGCCTGTCTTTCCAGTCAGGTGGGCTGTCCTCTGGCCTGCGCGTTTTGCGCCACGGGACAGTCGGGTTACGTCCGCAGCCTGTCCGCGGGGGAGATTCTGGGACAGTTTCTGCTCATGGAACAGCGTCTGGGGAAGGACATCGGCAACGTGGTTTTTATGGGGATGGGAGAGCCGCTGCTGAACCGGGAGAACGTGTTTGAAAGCGTTCGGACCCTCAATCATCCCAAAATGCGCAACCTGGGAGCCCGGCACATCACCCTCTCCACATCGGGCATCGCGCCGGGGATTCGGGACGTTGCCGACTTCGAGATCCCCCTGCGCCTTTCCGTGTCCCTTCACGCGCCCAACGATACCCTGAGAAATCGACTGATGCCCGTCAACCGGCAATATTCTCTCACCGCCCTGACGGATGCGCTGCGCTATTATAAGAAGAGGACGGGGGAGCGTATCACCATTGAATATGTCCTTATCGACGGAGTCAACGACGACCCTTCCCTGGCCTATGAAATGGCCGCGCTGCTGGACGGCCTCGGGGTTTACGTCAACCTCATTCCCTGGAACCCCATTTCCGCTCCCGGACCCGGGCTGGAGGATGTGCGACGCTCCCCGGAACCGCGGATAAAGGCTTTTTGCGCCGCGCTGACGGAGCTGAACATCGAGTTTGAGGTTCGGCGAGAAAAGGGAACGGACATTATGGCGGCCTGCGGTCAGCTTGCGGCGGACTCGAAGCCGGCGCTGAGGTAAATTTTTTATCGTGTTTTTATCTTATTTTGCTTGTATTTTGCCTTGACAAAAATTAATTTTTTTTGGTAGTATCTCCTTTGTGTCTCGTACACAGGGGGTATTTTTATGCCTTTAAACGAATTGGCTGTGACGGAAAGGATTGCGGGCGAGAGGGAAGTTCGCCGCGCTCTGGAGAAGAAAAACCTGAAAAAGCTCTTCATCGCTCTCGACAGCGATTTGGCGGGAGCCGGCGAGTTGGAAGAGGCAGCGAAGACGGCGGGGGTGGAAGTCGAAAAGGTGGATTCGAAGCTGAAGCTGGGTCGAGCCTGTGCCATAGACAGGCCTGCCGCGGTGGCAGGTTTGTTGATGCACCCCTGATCTGAATACATTGTGAAGCGGTTTGTGCAAAAAGAGTTATTTTAGAAGGAGGAGATTCTGTGCCAACAATTAACCAGCTTGTTCGTAACGGGCGCTCGGAGAAGCGGAGCAAGAGCGACTCTCCGGCGCTGCAGGGAAATCCTGCGAGGAGAGGTGTTTGTACGAGAGTGTATACCGTGACGCCTAAGAAGCCGAACTCGGCTTTGAG is from Synergistaceae bacterium and encodes:
- a CDS encoding 4-hydroxy-tetrahydrodipicolinate reductase gives rise to the protein MNYGLTGATGKMGKEILNVFREHSLVLAVNSKGEELQGTPQVMVDFSSPGALDRTLALCARHGAALVIGTTALQETDFTKLREYGKTAPVVQSYNFATGINILKIILREYTPLFQDWDLEITETHHNKKKDAPSGTAILLRDATGRDCPTHSLRLGGVPGDHSVLFANEGEVVTFSHRSIARSVFAIGALRAALFTLSAPAGFYTFEDVLSGVSPNRVKGLK
- the typA gene encoding translational GTPase TypA encodes the protein MQADRIRNLAIVAHIDHGKTTLIDSIFRAAQTFGGHAKTVERVMDSGALERERGITIRSKPCTVEWKGYLINIIDTPGHADFSGEVERILSTVDSVILIVDANEGPMPQTRYVLKHALSIGMKPLLFINKVDREGADPQSALNHTFDLFFELGATDEQADFPVLYGSGLNGWAVRDLNNPDRNSMDDLFQAIVDYVPAPAVNPDAPFLMQVSTLAWNEYVGRIGCGKILQGRITKGEPFLRTSTTWLSPLHSGDQWKITGTENAKVAQLWVTRGLERVEVDEITAGDIAWLTGPTEIDIGDTFSSPELEGHPLPPLSIEEPTVSMFFLVNSGPFAGREGQAITLRQLKARLEREMHVNVSLRMEDLGRPDGVKVSGRGELQLGILIEEMRREGMEFCISKPEVITENRDGQLMEPYEQLIIDVPDTLQGIVFEKLAKRKARVKNVENQDRGLLRIEFEIPTRGLIGYRGEFLTDTRGLGIMSSCFMGYGPWAGELSGRGRGALVSLDTGEATAYQLENLQERGTLFISPLEPVYNGMIVGENSRPSDMPCNPTKKKQQTNHRSATKELTTKLDVPRRMSLEKAMEWIENDELVEVTPQSVRLRKIILDEQERRKAARRTAA
- the dapF gene encoding diaminopimelate epimerase — encoded protein: MTRFTKVHGNGNDFIVIDNREGRHSAEDLSRFARRLCRRKFSIGADGLLVVEKSNESTDMDFVMRLFNADGSEAEMCGNGARALARYAFEKKLAGEDMCFTTLAGPIRARVEPPYAELDMGDISLAESFSQGTLRFRDLEFPFFFLTVGVPHCVLFLKDYDALDTALKAEAGRAISHDSERFPEGSNVSFAERLPGDEIRMVTYERGVEELTESCGTGCVAASVLAFVSESDSVPCAGGLSRRFRVHNPGGVNEVRLSFAPDGRACHAWLKGRTSLVAEGEILEDAWL
- a CDS encoding DedA family protein, with the protein product MKDVTGWLVETVGKLGYAGIVALMFLESSFFPFPSEVVLPPAGYLVWRGEMSLWRVLASGLGGSILGALFNYWFAVRFGRPFLLKYGRYFFVSRESLEKAELFFQRHGHVSTLVGRLLPVIRQYISLPAGVARMRVDRFVLYTSLGAGLWVVVLTLAGYLLGEHQELLARYLHVLTFGCVAVAFLLSGAYLLWYRRKNPRKNS
- a CDS encoding HAMP domain-containing histidine kinase, with the protein product MELKTQILTKLNPVQERGALKRIMAGICILMTGVVVLYWGNRYMAIVIERLSHREFGPMLFGSVFSVLIHGSQILLLLLGWVLIGNGAGYYFTQARIFVSIILSSVGIWLSWITFPLLHRWLTYTFPLEIYILVPLLALFELLTLQVENWIDRGAAISLWVYSLQSLELLPAFPTSTQALSNLFEGMYRSNAEVAIASMAGTSLFLSFLAGAITSTWLLARYSIRLSQVRQLWQYAPRRKSDSEDGLLGVNMVDVRSLVHDLKNPLAAIKAMALLLREEKGGEAESEKADVLLKATSYMEHMINEILHEDQRSAIVTEKFFDNLEKHIHPFPWGEYVHVTLSPDVREVPLKLNEIRFMRALLNVLDNAWRANRTAGTRDIDLHVRRNAQFVEIEILDNGPGYAPLSNRSGWGSTGLGLAFVRRIVTAHQGNLLISSRTDGISGASVLISVPVSND
- the rlmN gene encoding 23S rRNA (adenine(2503)-C(2))-methyltransferase RlmN, encoding MENKAYDALSLSYGEWEKLVTEHWKEPRFRADQICQWIYAKKVFDPAGMTNLSKTLREKLACESLLKIPVQIREQKSRDGTRKYLWQMEDGSRVESVLLDHGGHTTACLSSQVGCPLACAFCATGQSGYVRSLSAGEILGQFLLMEQRLGKDIGNVVFMGMGEPLLNRENVFESVRTLNHPKMRNLGARHITLSTSGIAPGIRDVADFEIPLRLSVSLHAPNDTLRNRLMPVNRQYSLTALTDALRYYKKRTGERITIEYVLIDGVNDDPSLAYEMAALLDGLGVYVNLIPWNPISAPGPGLEDVRRSPEPRIKAFCAALTELNIEFEVRREKGTDIMAACGQLAADSKPALR
- a CDS encoding ribosomal L7Ae/L30e/S12e/Gadd45 family protein is translated as MPLNELAVTERIAGEREVRRALEKKNLKKLFIALDSDLAGAGELEEAAKTAGVEVEKVDSKLKLGRACAIDRPAAVAGLLMHP